The following are encoded in a window of Arthrobacter sp. NicSoilB4 genomic DNA:
- a CDS encoding GMC family oxidoreductase N-terminal domain-containing protein: MPEDAAYDYVIAGGGSAGSVLAGRLSEDPSVRVLLLEAGRSDRHPLIHVPAGFPRLKNGPYQWDYASVPQAHSNGRRIPLAQGRVLGGGGSINSQVFTRGVAEDYDSWVSDFGCEGWSADEVNRYFVRSESNSRLSAPHHGTQGPLGVSDLLRPHQLSAAFVKAGQEYGLPYNSDFNGAEQYGVGFYQTTTKNGRRCSAAVAYLKPARNRPNLTVRANVTVSRVVIRNGRAVGIHAIEGGSPRTYSANREVIVSAGAFGSPKLLQLSGIGDPEDLAAAGIDTVHALPGVGKNLHDHCDVDIVYELRDYHSMDRFNQVRPATVLAGVEYLAFRSGPFASTLVEAGGFSYANQDEKTPDLQFHFLPAARAGTGAEALKPGFGATLNSYFLRPRSRGTVRPASSDPDRAPLIDPNYLADDYDIEMAIAGVQQSRQIMEQSSMAELVKAEHIGDGTRVQTRDEYVKFVRAFGRTSYHPVGTCAMGTSDDSVVSPRLKVHGIEGLRVVDSSIMPRLVSANTQAPTIMIAEKAVDMILAEAN, translated from the coding sequence GTGCCGGAGGACGCAGCGTACGACTATGTGATTGCCGGGGGCGGCAGCGCCGGCAGTGTTCTCGCCGGCCGGCTCAGCGAAGACCCCTCGGTTCGCGTCCTGCTGCTCGAGGCCGGCAGGTCCGACCGCCATCCGTTGATCCATGTCCCCGCAGGCTTCCCGAGGCTGAAGAACGGGCCATACCAGTGGGACTATGCGAGTGTCCCGCAGGCGCACAGCAACGGCCGCCGCATCCCGCTGGCCCAGGGCCGCGTGCTGGGCGGCGGCGGGTCCATCAACTCCCAGGTCTTCACCCGCGGCGTGGCAGAGGACTACGACAGCTGGGTCTCCGACTTTGGCTGCGAGGGCTGGTCCGCCGATGAGGTGAACAGATACTTTGTGCGCTCGGAGTCGAACAGCCGGCTCTCGGCACCGCACCACGGGACCCAGGGCCCGCTCGGAGTCTCCGACCTCCTGCGTCCCCACCAGCTCTCGGCGGCCTTCGTGAAGGCGGGCCAGGAGTACGGGCTGCCCTACAACAGCGACTTCAACGGAGCTGAACAGTACGGCGTCGGCTTCTACCAGACCACCACGAAGAACGGCCGCCGGTGCAGTGCGGCCGTTGCCTACCTCAAACCCGCCCGCAATCGTCCCAACCTCACCGTCCGCGCCAATGTGACCGTTTCCAGGGTGGTCATCAGGAACGGCCGGGCCGTCGGGATCCATGCGATCGAAGGCGGCAGCCCGCGCACGTACAGCGCCAACCGCGAGGTGATTGTCTCGGCCGGCGCCTTTGGTTCACCCAAGCTGCTGCAGCTGTCCGGCATCGGAGACCCGGAGGATCTCGCGGCGGCAGGCATCGACACCGTCCATGCCCTGCCCGGCGTCGGCAAGAACCTGCACGATCACTGTGACGTTGACATCGTCTACGAGCTCAGGGATTACCACAGCATGGACCGCTTCAACCAGGTGCGTCCAGCCACGGTCCTGGCCGGCGTCGAGTACCTTGCCTTCCGTTCGGGACCCTTCGCTTCAACCCTTGTCGAGGCCGGCGGCTTCAGCTACGCCAACCAGGACGAGAAGACCCCCGACCTGCAGTTCCATTTCCTGCCGGCCGCCCGGGCGGGGACAGGCGCCGAGGCGCTGAAGCCAGGATTCGGGGCCACGTTGAACTCGTACTTCCTGCGGCCACGCAGCAGGGGGACTGTCCGCCCTGCCTCGTCCGACCCGGATCGGGCACCCCTCATCGATCCGAACTACCTCGCCGACGACTACGACATCGAGATGGCCATCGCCGGGGTGCAGCAGAGCCGTCAGATCATGGAGCAGTCATCGATGGCGGAGCTCGTCAAGGCGGAGCACATCGGGGACGGCACACGTGTCCAAACCCGCGACGAGTACGTGAAATTCGTCCGCGCCTTCGGCAGGACCTCGTACCACCCCGTTGGCACCTGCGCGATGGGAACCTCCGATGATTCCGTTGTCTCCCCGCGGCTCAAGGTCCATGGCATCGAGGGGCTGCGCGTCGTCGACTCCTCGATCATGCCACGCCTGGTCAGTGCCAACACGCAGGCGCCCACCATCATGATCGCGGAAAAAGCCGTGGACATGATCCTGGCAGAAGCCAACTAG
- a CDS encoding glycerophosphodiester phosphodiesterase — translation MFKVGVLLLGVVLCTGCAAAAPASGPAPTTAAASPSSSGPAPTTAAAFTLVAHRGGALVYPESSAEAFEAVSKTAFPIETDLRQLQDGTLVPLHDDAAERTMSGLSGPPAGITAEQWAAAHIVHPLGGAEGTPTTWEAMLDLYGGRNILVPELKDPAIDPDAFSKTILERGIQDKVVVQTFSFPAARALARSGLQVLYLLRDGAEPDPASISSSGIAYVGPHKDVSPGYLRSLKDAGLTVWAYTVNDPATAARLRADGADGVFTDTPWELAEQLGL, via the coding sequence CGGCCCCGCGCCGACAACGGCGGCAGCATCACCGTCGTCGTCCGGCCCCGCGCCGACGACGGCGGCAGCGTTCACCCTGGTGGCGCACCGCGGCGGGGCCCTGGTCTACCCCGAGTCCTCCGCGGAAGCCTTCGAGGCCGTGAGCAAAACGGCGTTCCCGATCGAAACGGATCTGCGGCAGCTACAGGATGGAACGCTCGTACCGCTGCACGACGACGCCGCCGAGCGGACCATGTCAGGGCTCAGCGGCCCTCCCGCCGGCATCACGGCGGAGCAGTGGGCGGCGGCCCACATCGTCCACCCGCTGGGCGGTGCCGAAGGGACTCCGACGACGTGGGAGGCCATGCTGGATCTCTACGGCGGACGGAACATCCTGGTCCCGGAACTGAAGGACCCTGCCATCGACCCGGACGCCTTCTCGAAGACCATCCTGGAGCGCGGCATCCAGGACAAAGTGGTGGTGCAGACGTTCAGCTTCCCGGCCGCCCGGGCCCTCGCCCGGTCGGGGCTGCAGGTGCTGTACCTGCTGCGGGACGGGGCGGAGCCGGATCCCGCATCGATCAGCTCCAGCGGCATCGCTTACGTCGGCCCGCACAAGGACGTCAGCCCGGGCTACCTGCGGAGCCTCAAGGACGCCGGACTGACCGTTTGGGCCTATACGGTCAACGACCCGGCAACCGCGGCGAGGCTGCGCGCGGACGGCGCGGACGGGGTCTTTACCGACACACCGTGGGAGCTGGCGGAGCAGCTGGGCCTTTAG
- a CDS encoding alpha/beta hydrolase-fold protein: MDESTLTRRRLLELAGIGLGASALAACTAGIEPAVTSPAGPLTVRTSSGSFVSAYRQGVTSHWALAAPELPAGGARPQLPVAVFLHGLGGSHRVLLDGLAAHEALQRHVDAGGTPFAVAAVDGGNTWWHARADGSDTQSMLVKEFVPYLGGEGYDLGRIGLFGLSMGGFGSLLLASQGRLPGVRAVAAMSPAVWDNYDSRIEGAFDDPADFAANDVFALRPRLAAVPKRIDCGTGDDLAATVRAYRAGLPGAVEGGFQPGGHDDGYWRAILPDVFSFLGRNLA; the protein is encoded by the coding sequence ATGGACGAGTCAACCCTGACCCGGCGCCGGCTGCTTGAGCTTGCAGGAATCGGCCTTGGCGCCTCCGCGCTTGCGGCCTGCACCGCCGGGATCGAGCCCGCTGTCACGTCCCCCGCCGGCCCGCTGACCGTCCGCACCAGCTCAGGCTCATTCGTCTCGGCCTACCGCCAGGGGGTCACCAGCCACTGGGCGCTGGCCGCGCCTGAGCTGCCGGCCGGCGGTGCGCGGCCCCAGCTGCCCGTCGCAGTGTTCCTGCATGGGCTCGGCGGCAGCCACAGGGTCCTGCTGGACGGATTGGCAGCCCATGAGGCCCTGCAACGGCACGTGGATGCCGGCGGCACGCCGTTTGCCGTCGCCGCAGTGGACGGCGGGAACACCTGGTGGCATGCCCGTGCGGACGGCAGCGACACCCAGTCGATGCTGGTGAAGGAATTTGTTCCGTACCTTGGCGGCGAAGGCTACGACCTCGGCAGGATCGGTCTCTTCGGCCTCTCCATGGGCGGCTTCGGTTCCCTCCTGCTCGCCTCCCAGGGCCGGCTGCCCGGCGTCCGGGCCGTCGCGGCCATGAGTCCGGCGGTCTGGGACAACTACGACTCGCGGATCGAAGGTGCCTTCGATGACCCGGCCGACTTCGCGGCCAACGATGTGTTCGCGCTCCGGCCCCGGCTCGCGGCGGTGCCCAAGAGGATCGACTGCGGCACCGGGGACGACCTTGCCGCCACCGTCAGGGCGTACCGCGCAGGGCTCCCGGGCGCCGTCGAAGGCGGCTTCCAGCCCGGCGGCCACGACGACGGCTACTGGCGCGCCATCCTGCCCGACGTATTCTCCTTCCTCGGCCGCAACCTGGCCTAA